The following nucleotide sequence is from Zea mays cultivar B73 chromosome 1, Zm-B73-REFERENCE-NAM-5.0, whole genome shotgun sequence.
TTTAAAAAACAAGCCAACTATAGCTTGTGTGAGGTCATAGGTGCTTGCAATTATTGGAACTGGTCCATGCAAATCATTTTTGCTCAAAATCCAACTTGGCCAATCATTAGTAGGTCAAGTTATATTCATGAAACCTTTTGTTTGTTGTTTCTTTGCCTAAAAACATGCTTTCATTGGTTAGTTCATTATCCTGGAGCTGCAGAGGGACTTTATGTAGCATGATCCATGCTCAGGTATTGCGATTTTGGCAATTTCTGTAATGTAACATGGAATTGGTGAAGGTCCTTGGTCGAGTAATCACAATACTATTGATATTattcatattgattaaatttttATCATTGGTTCTCTTTGTTTGTTATATTATCTTGTGTCATCGATTAACAACTCTTTCACCGGACGTCTTGAGGTGACTTTAGTTTCTTGTCTTTTATATGTATCCTGACATAAAACCAGTGCTTATTTTCTATTCGTGCATGTGCAGGTGCTGTACTGTTTCTTAGAATTTTCCAGCAACTTCGATGGGAGGAATTTTGTTTGAGCTTGTGGGCCCAATTCATATCAGTCGCGACCCTGGGACTATCCCACGTCCTGCGGCGAGCTTGCAGCGCTGCTGCGCCTCGGATACGCGGACAAGTCACTACTTGGGACTATTTACACCCCTAAAAGGGAAACACACAGGTACTTGATATCCTCTCCTTATCCACTAGACCACAAATTGTTTTTGTTGTTTACCAGCAAAATCAAGGGGTTGTCTATTTCTTACAAACAGTTGAAGTTTCATATGGGAATAAACTGATAGTACACATGGGATTAGAAAATTTACACAATTAAATGCGTACAAGAAATAAGCATCTGGAATTTTTACCAAAAACATAGTGTGTTGGACATATATGCAACAATTTTTTTTGCTAAACATCTACACTAGATTCCATATGGAAGAGAAATGTGATAACCGCTATTGGCTATTTACGACACGTTTCATGCAAATATGTTAGCATATCTAATTTGTGTCTAATTTTTGTAGATGAAGTTGCTAAATCCAAGCAATCAATTGTCTCCACAAAAACAAAGAAGGTATGCCTGAAAGCAGATAAATGTTTCTTCTTCTCTAATTGTGTACTCTTTACCTGATTTACGTTACTCCCCACTTGTTATTTTTTGGCTATTGAAACCCACATTTTCTAATCTTTACAATTTAAGGAAATTCAATTTCAGAAACTTCAGAGATTGCCAGATGGGTGCCATCCTGATTTTGATAATGATCATCTGTGTTCTGTAAATAATCATGACCTGCTTCCTGAAATAAGTACTCCAAGTGTTGACCTTCATCTACTTCCTGAGACAGGTAAAACAATATGAAATTACAATTTGAAAGTAGTATTTTTGTTCTGTAGGAGTAGATATTACATTTTTCTAATAATTTCATTCTGAAGGAGTGGAAAACATGAGGACACCTAAAAGTCTTCACGCCGAACTTAAGCATGAGCTGTTAAAGCTAAATACGGTGTTAAAGCTACCAGTATGTATAATCCTCCTGCTAGCTTTTTCCCTCCCTCTCTGCTCCTATTGTTGCATTTAGTGTCCTTCTGATATCATTATTTGTGGAAGTATCTGATCCTCTGGTTCTGAACTATTTTTTCATTATTCACAACTGCAGGATAATGTACTCTTTCTGGCCAACCAGTTCCTTGAATATCTTTTAAATAATCATTTAGTTGTGCGGGAGCCACGGAGCATACTGCATGCGTTCAACATAGCCTTGGTAAGCTAGGCACCAACCGGTGTTACTTTGTTTGCTTTTACATTGAATTTACGAAATATGATAAATTTCTTTATTATTTGTTTCAGTGTTGGCGTGCTGCTTCTTTTCTGAAATACACTGAGTTGAATCGTCGAGAATCACTTGCCCTTGCTTCAGATGGATTGAATTATGAATGCAATGAGGCTCCATCATAGGCAGGCTTATAGGTTCGTAGTATCGTTAGGACGGGCATCTtactataacaatataagacacattttgtatatataacacatgtgcatatataagttatcgaTATATTATATGTctctgttgcaacgcacgggcactgatcTATAAAAGTATAACATACATTTGTACATAGTTTATCGTGGTTTTAtacgttcccgttgcaacgcacgggcactctccTAGTAGTAGTATAAGCTGGTATGGATTAAACCAAACGGCTGAGTGTATTTATCAACTATTCCTGTTTCTCCCTGTCAACTTTTTCACCCATTCTTGGTTACTTCACTCCAGCGGTTTTATTTTTTTCCATAAACttaataaataaaaatatatatacctTCATGGGCCTTTCAGCCATTGTTTTTAAATATATTTTTATTGTCAAGTTATAACAATTCGTTGCCTGATTCAATCTAATTCAATGTATCTCTGTAATCCCTGAACCCTGGCGAGAGCTTGGATTTGAAAAATCGGAAGAGACTTCCCGTGAAGTCAGCAGCGGATAGATCAATCTATACATTGGCAATTAACTTCTTGCTGATTTTAATTAAAATCTAGAACTATTGGCTATTATAGATCTTAAAAAAGCTACGAAGCTCAATATATTAACTGTAGCAATATATATGAACAATATAGAATTAAAACCACGATATGTGTATTAACAGGCCTTAATTtattcataaatatatgacatcgttgacttttgtttaaaactttGACCACTTGTCTTATTTAAAAAATAACGAATTATCATTTATttgtttgtgatttgttttatcacttaaggtagTTTATGTTTAACTTTTACATTTTTGAATAAATATATTGAATATAAGATGAGTGGTCAAAGTTTTCAAAAAAAACTCAACAATATCATATATTAGTGAACGGATGTAGTACTATATCAGAATATCTAATATTTTTCTTGACACAACACATTGGTATATTTATGGGTACTAAAATATAAATTATCGATCAACTATTTGTTAGTTAGCTAATTCTACTAAAAAAATTTAGCTACCTAATTATTAATTATAGTGCATTCAAACAAATCTAAATAATATAATTTATAATATTGTTTCCAAATAATGTTTATTAGAACTATGCTATTTTTAGAGTAATCAAAACTCATATTGCGCAATAAATACAAAGTACAACATGGTTTTGAGAAAAGGCTACACTGCAAGTTCGGTTCAGTCGGTCAGCCACGCATAAGAATGATAATtgactctaaattttacactataaaattttagGATATGAACAGATTAAGATTGGgttttatttctattcatttttaaaaTAAAATTTATTTAGGTATTAAAATTAATGAAGAAACATTTGAATCGCGATCCATTACCACTCATAACCACGCAGCTTCTCTGCAGCCATCACAGCATGTGGCCCTACCGCGTGCAGCCGGCACCGCAGCAAAAGCCTGTTCACCCGCTAGCTTGCTTATACTGTCTTTAACGGCAACGACTGTTATACAAGCAATCCTTCTTGCAAAcgtgcaagcaaaccatctgGTCCATTAGATCGTAATCTAACCGTATgtcacatttaacacttaaacccttccaccaccagctcaataatctttataaaaaaacCTTTAGCAAATCATGGTTGTATTCTGTGGTTGGATCGTAATCTAATGGACCAGGTGGTTTGCTGCACGCTTGCAAAGAAGGACTGCTTGCATAGCAGTCGTTGCCGTCTTTAACAACATTATCTGAATTCATCATCTATATCCATCATTTACATTATTTTTTAAAAGATTCTCACCTCTATATATCCTCTATCTCCAACAATGTTCTATATTTctcgttctctatatataaaTACTTATAGTATAGATATTTTTTTACTTTTAATTTTTATACGTACTTATTTGTCGTACTTTCAAATGTATTGTATATACTAGttagttgcccgtgcgttgctacgataTCTATATATCACACAGGTACAACTTGCTTAAATTAGATATTTGATCGATCTATCTTTTATATAACAGAAAGAAAACATGAGCTGCTGAGGTAGAGGATGCGTGCTCTGATTCAAACGACCACGGTTTGAACCCTAGCATCCACCATTTTTTCAACAAACAGCTAAAAAAGATGTACTCGTGACAACAGTGTCAAATATAAAATTATACAAACATCTTCTTTTGATGGATATTATGTGTACAAATCCACTCGAGAGTATCATCACATTAAAAAAATACTATTTTATATAAATAGTCAGATTGAATAAAACCCCACAAATAATAACCAAGCCTACAAAAATCCCCAAGGAATAGCAGATTATATATGCCTTTTTGGTACAGTTGGACAAATAGAGATAAAATATCATCTTCTGTGTGCATTGAGAattagtataaaacatagatatAGAACAACAAACAACACTATGATATATAAAATCCATGTGGCAAAATATCATTAtaacactaatattatattgTCGATATAAATATGTAATATTGTTATAAATATGCCGACTCAAATAGAATGAACTGATGCCGAACAAACATTATAATATCACATAAATTTTAAAGAATCAATATAGAATTTTGAATGATAGACAAATATATCGACAACTCTAATCTCATACACTAATTTAATCTTTTTAGCGATATTGATAAGTCTATGTTGTATGTTTGCAAGGATGACATATCAACATGAATTGTCCTCGTAACTTAATAGGCCGCTCAAAAAATTACTCCCAagaatctttgcatcctacataaatcatagaataaggGCATGCAATAGCTTCCTTCAACATAATATGACATAGTTCATACAAACTACATCAGACATCATAATTCATACAAGATAGTAGGAAAAGTTCATACAAATAGCTTCAAACAACATCACTACGATCTGTATCATACAAACTATGTCATTACATTAACATAGTACACAGTTTATAATCGAGGACTACACCAAACTCTGGCACAAGAGTGAATCTTGGTCCAAATCTTCAGCAATCGCTTCAAGGGCTTCGCATAGTTCCTTCACCTCTATTGCACTCAATGCCTTCCCTGAGTGCAGCTTCTCCTTGCGGATATACATGAGATGCTTTGAGGTAACCTGCATGATGCTAATGGCCTTGTCGACAATTTCATCCATCTAGATCACCTACAACAAAAACACTCATGTCAGTCAGGGACACCAAACAGAGACCACCAAAACTAAACTATCCATGAGCTGTTGTCTGTCATCTGCAGACCACACCCTGAAAACAAAACACTCATCATAGTCCCTGATGACTGATCACAAAAACATAGTCAGAGACTGTGCAAAGCATATGCACACCATAAAGAGACTACACCCAAACACTAACCAGTCTGTTGATGGAAACACTATGTGTGCAAAGCTCAAAGTTAACTATAGCCATGATTGCTATAATGTCATTCATgaatataataatatataataataataacttTTTTGTAGATAAATAAAGGACAACTATTGTATAGCTTAATCTTATTTATAGTCAGAAGTGTTTGGAAACTAAGCGTATGTACACACAGATAAATTATCAGTTCTTTGTCCATTCACAGTACTTAATCCATTTAACAATCAAGATAGGGGATAAATGATACTCCCTCCATTTTTTATTTGACGTTTTGCAGTTCAATTTTACATTATTTGGCGTCAAATAAATAAGGATGGAGGTAGTATATTGTACAATTAAACTCCTTCCAGTAAGGCTGTTACACAAATTCAAAACTTGACCCCTACAAAGGTCAAATACAAACTTTGTACAATACAACAAAGAAAGAGAACATGTTTTGGCTACTCTGTTGAACTTTGGAAATTACACAAATGAAAGAAGTAGAAATGAAAACCAAAACAACCCTGAGAGGAAATTTTACAAGTATACAATATAAACTAATGACTAATGTTCCTTTCGAAACTGTACGCGACTATATGATGTACAATAACAGCATAATAATAATAAGCATATGATCTTTAATCATATTTCTATGGTCACAGGAAATTTCCTTGAGGAACAGATAACTTAGCGTCCTTACGAAGGTTCCGAGGTATTGTGTTCCTAAGTCACACA
It contains:
- the LOC114711036 gene encoding uncharacterized protein LOC114711036, giving the protein MGGILFELVGPIHISRDPGTIPRPAASLQRCCASDTRTSHYLGLFTPLKGKHTDEVAKSKQSIVSTKTKKEIQFQKLQRLPDGCHPDFDNDHLCSVNNHDLLPEISTPSVDLHLLPETGVENMRTPKSLHAELKHELLKLNTVLKLPDNVLFLANQFLEYLLNNHLVVREPRSILHAFNIALCWRAASFLKYTELNRRESLALASDGLNYECNEAPS